The proteins below are encoded in one region of Rhodopirellula islandica:
- a CDS encoding carbamoyltransferase family protein: MTLILGVSAYYHDSAVALINDGAVVAAASEERFTRKKHDAAFPSEALAGCLESIGASVSDIDYVGFYEKPLLKFERLLETYLAYAPRGYASFARAMPPWLHLKLHLPREIRKHLGGKTKRRIVFCEHHESHAASAFYPSPFDEAAILTVDGVGEWTTTSWGIGTREKIELKQDIRFPHSLGLLYSAFTYFCGFRVNSGEYKLMGLAPYGEPTFADVIRKELIRVNDDGSYELNMNYFSFAHTLRMTDKKLERLLGVSRRAPESLVRQVDMDIAASIQVVTEEVILKLASHVHRQTGSDSLCLAGGVALNCVSNGRLLREGPFENVWVQPASGDAGGALGVAWLIWHQLLGNSRTANPQDAQHGSLLGPPIDESSEVASLIRSGAVVQTFNHASELDQRVAGLLADGKVVGWVQGRMEFGPRSLGNRSILGDPRNTEMQSTMNLKIKYRESFRPFAPSVLEECASDCFEIKQGASSPYMLFTFDVLPSLRKEPTTPVEGIQRVRQVRSDLPAITHLDHSARVQTVSKNRQTRFHSLLKEFHEQTGCPALINTSFNVRGEPIVRTAADAYRCFMATQMDALVVGNHLMLREEQPESAFASSQTYLSNLAPD; the protein is encoded by the coding sequence ATGACACTCATCCTTGGCGTCTCTGCTTACTACCACGATTCCGCCGTCGCACTGATCAACGATGGGGCGGTGGTCGCTGCTGCAAGCGAGGAACGCTTCACAAGGAAGAAGCATGACGCGGCATTTCCCAGCGAGGCACTGGCAGGCTGCCTGGAGTCAATCGGGGCCAGCGTCTCCGACATCGACTATGTCGGGTTCTACGAAAAGCCATTGCTGAAATTTGAAAGGTTGCTGGAAACCTACTTGGCGTATGCTCCACGCGGCTACGCGTCGTTCGCCCGAGCGATGCCACCCTGGCTGCATCTCAAACTGCACCTTCCTCGCGAGATTCGAAAGCATCTTGGCGGCAAAACCAAACGCCGGATTGTGTTTTGCGAACACCACGAATCGCACGCGGCGAGTGCTTTTTACCCCAGCCCATTTGACGAAGCAGCAATCCTCACGGTGGACGGTGTCGGCGAATGGACGACCACCAGCTGGGGAATCGGAACCCGAGAAAAGATCGAGCTGAAACAAGACATTCGATTCCCCCATTCGCTGGGCTTGCTGTATTCGGCGTTCACCTACTTCTGTGGCTTCCGAGTCAATTCAGGCGAATACAAATTGATGGGGCTCGCCCCCTATGGCGAACCGACGTTTGCGGACGTCATTCGCAAAGAATTGATTCGCGTCAACGACGACGGAAGCTATGAACTGAACATGAATTACTTCTCGTTCGCTCATACGCTTCGGATGACCGATAAAAAACTGGAACGTCTGCTGGGCGTCTCACGCCGAGCCCCAGAGTCCCTGGTCCGACAAGTCGACATGGACATCGCAGCAAGCATCCAAGTTGTCACGGAAGAAGTGATCCTAAAACTCGCATCCCATGTCCATCGTCAAACCGGGAGTGATTCACTTTGCCTGGCCGGCGGCGTTGCTCTCAACTGCGTTTCCAACGGACGACTGCTGCGGGAAGGACCGTTCGAAAACGTCTGGGTTCAACCGGCGTCCGGGGACGCCGGCGGCGCTCTGGGTGTCGCCTGGCTGATCTGGCACCAACTATTGGGGAACTCGCGAACAGCCAATCCTCAGGACGCCCAGCATGGTTCCTTGCTGGGGCCACCCATCGACGAATCCAGCGAAGTTGCTTCGTTGATTCGGTCAGGTGCCGTTGTTCAGACATTCAACCACGCGTCCGAACTCGACCAACGTGTCGCAGGGTTGCTGGCAGACGGCAAGGTGGTCGGCTGGGTCCAGGGACGCATGGAGTTCGGCCCGCGATCGCTTGGAAACCGCAGCATCTTGGGCGACCCTCGCAACACAGAGATGCAGTCGACGATGAACCTCAAGATCAAATACCGAGAGTCATTCCGACCATTCGCTCCTTCTGTTTTGGAAGAATGTGCTAGCGACTGCTTCGAGATCAAACAGGGTGCATCCAGCCCCTACATGCTGTTCACGTTTGACGTCTTGCCGTCTCTCCGAAAAGAACCGACCACTCCCGTCGAAGGCATCCAACGCGTGCGCCAAGTCAGAAGTGACTTGCCCGCCATCACCCACCTGGATCATTCGGCTCGAGTTCAGACCGTCAGCAAAAATCGTCAAACTCGATTTCATTCCTTGCTCAAGGAATTCCATGAGCAAACCGGCTGCCCAGCACTGATCAACACCAGCTTCAACGTGCGAGGGGAACCTATCGTGCGAACGGCGGCGGACGCCTACCGGTGCTTCATGGCGACCCAAATGGACGCCTTGGTGGTGGGCAATCACCTGATGCTCCGCGAGGAACAGCCTGAGAGTGCGTTCGCCTCCAGTCAAACTTACCTTTCCAACCTGGCTCCCGATTGA
- the thrC gene encoding threonine synthase yields MSLAVESKSDVDHQTTYFRCISGCSAKHSIFDVIYTCPTCGSLLEVYHEREPLKQKNAYQWQQLFDSRASTSKWPFGSGVWGMREWVVPSLANENIVSMFEGNTNLFWAERLGAQLGVPDLWIKLCGNSHTGSFKDLGMTVLVSVVKQMMAQGSSVKAVACASTGDTSAALAAYAAYAGIPAVIFLPAGKVSTAQLIQPVANGAHVLALDTDFDGCMKIVQEVTQDNSIYLANSMNSLRIEGQKTVGIELVRQFEWEVPDWIIIPVGNLGNISALYKGFKLMLDLGLINRMPRLVAAQAERANPFYTAYKNGFAEKVSVTAQDTLANAIRIGDPVSYAKAVKAVQETNGIVEQATENELAEASASADLTGMFTCPHTGVALAVLKKLIDRGEISSKDKTVVISTAHGLKFTDFKVGYHESTLEGIDSKHANPAVHLPADANAVKDEIARRLEQHNG; encoded by the coding sequence ATGTCTCTTGCCGTTGAGTCCAAATCGGACGTGGACCACCAAACCACCTACTTTCGTTGCATTTCAGGCTGCAGCGCAAAGCACTCGATCTTTGATGTGATCTACACCTGCCCCACTTGCGGCAGTCTGCTGGAGGTCTATCACGAGCGGGAACCGCTGAAACAAAAAAATGCCTACCAGTGGCAACAACTCTTCGATTCTCGTGCCAGCACTTCGAAATGGCCATTCGGCAGCGGCGTCTGGGGCATGCGAGAGTGGGTTGTTCCGTCGTTGGCAAACGAGAACATCGTCAGCATGTTCGAGGGAAACACAAACCTGTTTTGGGCCGAGCGACTCGGAGCTCAACTCGGTGTCCCCGATCTTTGGATCAAACTCTGCGGCAACAGTCACACAGGCAGCTTCAAAGACCTGGGCATGACCGTGTTGGTCAGCGTCGTCAAACAAATGATGGCCCAAGGCAGCAGCGTCAAAGCCGTGGCCTGCGCCAGCACCGGTGACACGAGCGCGGCATTGGCCGCTTACGCCGCCTACGCGGGCATCCCCGCGGTGATCTTCTTGCCCGCTGGAAAAGTCAGCACCGCGCAGCTGATCCAACCCGTCGCCAATGGCGCCCACGTGCTGGCACTCGACACCGACTTCGACGGCTGCATGAAGATTGTCCAAGAGGTCACGCAGGACAATTCGATCTACCTCGCCAACTCGATGAACAGCCTTCGCATCGAAGGCCAAAAAACGGTCGGCATCGAATTGGTTCGCCAATTTGAATGGGAAGTTCCGGACTGGATCATCATCCCGGTTGGCAACCTCGGAAACATCAGTGCCCTCTACAAGGGTTTCAAGCTGATGCTGGACCTGGGGTTGATCAACCGCATGCCACGCTTGGTCGCCGCCCAAGCCGAACGCGCCAACCCGTTCTACACCGCTTACAAAAACGGCTTCGCGGAAAAAGTCAGCGTCACCGCTCAAGACACGCTGGCCAACGCGATTCGAATCGGCGATCCGGTCAGCTACGCCAAAGCGGTCAAAGCCGTCCAAGAAACCAATGGCATTGTCGAGCAAGCCACTGAAAACGAACTCGCCGAAGCGTCGGCGTCCGCCGACTTGACCGGGATGTTCACGTGCCCGCACACCGGTGTCGCCTTGGCTGTGCTGAAAAAATTGATCGATCGAGGTGAGATCTCCTCGAAAGACAAGACCGTTGTGATCAGCACCGCTCACGGGTTGAAGTTCACCGACTTCAAAGTCGGCTATCACGAGTCAACGCTCGAAGGCATCGACAGCAAACATGCCAACCCAGCAGTTCACCTGCCCGCGGACGCCAACGCTGTCAAAGACGAGATCGCTCGCCGCCTGGAACAACACAACGGCTGA
- a CDS encoding substrate-binding domain-containing protein: MARCWLGCLGLVLLLGCSKSGSSSSEQSQSGPETVGQASVDASGFPRQCGNYTVLGILTDNQDNSKAKENAETTLLRHPNVGCLVGLWSQNTPMILAGLRSSDAVGKVSVVGFDEHPDTLAGIRDQSVFGTVVQQPYAFGYRSVQWLTTLVKGGQVDVPESGMIIIPHRSITLDNVNEFAADVDAMKSGEGPILSGEEKIDGAGVRVAYITNSLDPFWTLADAGCKRAAEQFGCEVDVQMPSSGSIEEQKRFLESNVAANVDGIAISPIDPENQVAMINEACQATTVICQDSDAPASRRKFYLGTSNYLAGRAAGKLIQEAIPEGGEVMLFVGKMEVLNAQERSQGIMDELAGKPIPAILQGN, translated from the coding sequence ATGGCTCGCTGTTGGTTGGGATGTCTCGGTTTGGTTCTGCTACTTGGATGCAGCAAATCTGGTTCCAGTTCCTCGGAACAATCGCAATCCGGCCCTGAAACGGTGGGACAGGCTTCGGTGGATGCCTCCGGTTTTCCGCGTCAGTGCGGCAACTACACGGTGCTGGGGATTCTGACCGACAATCAGGACAATTCGAAAGCCAAAGAGAATGCCGAAACGACGTTGTTGCGGCATCCGAATGTCGGGTGCTTGGTTGGGCTCTGGAGCCAAAACACGCCGATGATTTTGGCGGGGCTTCGGAGCAGCGACGCGGTCGGAAAAGTTTCGGTGGTCGGTTTCGATGAGCACCCGGACACTTTGGCTGGTATCCGCGATCAGTCCGTCTTTGGCACGGTGGTGCAGCAACCCTATGCGTTTGGGTATCGCAGTGTGCAGTGGCTGACGACGCTGGTGAAAGGCGGGCAAGTCGATGTGCCTGAGTCAGGGATGATCATCATTCCTCACCGGTCGATCACCCTCGACAATGTCAATGAGTTCGCGGCGGACGTGGACGCGATGAAATCCGGTGAAGGCCCGATTTTGTCCGGTGAGGAGAAGATCGATGGGGCGGGGGTTCGTGTCGCCTACATCACCAATTCATTGGACCCGTTTTGGACGCTGGCCGATGCGGGCTGCAAACGAGCGGCGGAGCAGTTTGGTTGTGAGGTCGATGTGCAGATGCCTTCTTCCGGTTCCATCGAAGAGCAAAAGCGATTCTTGGAATCCAACGTGGCCGCGAACGTGGATGGGATCGCAATCAGCCCGATCGATCCCGAGAACCAAGTGGCGATGATCAACGAGGCGTGCCAAGCCACGACGGTGATTTGCCAAGACAGCGATGCGCCAGCCTCACGCCGGAAATTCTACCTGGGCACCAGCAACTACTTGGCTGGACGGGCGGCCGGCAAATTGATTCAAGAGGCCATTCCCGAGGGTGGCGAAGTGATGCTGTTCGTTGGCAAGATGGAAGTCCTCAACGCTCAAGAACGCAGCCAGGGCATCATGGACGAACTCGCGGGGAAACCAATTCCAGCGATCTTGCAAGGCAATTGA
- a CDS encoding metallophosphoesterase family protein, with translation MTRTAILSDIHGNLSALEAVLADVEAQKVDRIVCLGDVVGYGPEPCACLDIVMGFDFCVLGNHDSSSLFDPEGFNVAAEQAIFWTRSQLEATGDDPGASRKRIEYLCALPRTVREDHWLFVHGSPRGPTNEYVFPEDAQNTKKMEKLFSLVPRVCFQGHTHVPGVFTMEQRFVRPADTGTGYSLADPNSKLMINVGSVGQPRDGDPRSCYAIVEPDLVMFRRVEYDIERTVQAIEKEAELDNFLGYRLREGR, from the coding sequence GTGACACGCACAGCCATTCTTAGCGACATTCACGGAAACCTCTCCGCGCTCGAAGCCGTTCTGGCCGATGTCGAGGCTCAAAAGGTCGATCGCATCGTCTGTTTGGGCGACGTGGTCGGCTACGGCCCCGAACCCTGTGCGTGCCTGGACATCGTGATGGGGTTCGATTTCTGTGTCCTCGGGAACCACGACAGCAGTTCTCTGTTCGACCCCGAAGGATTCAACGTCGCGGCCGAGCAAGCGATTTTCTGGACCCGCAGCCAACTCGAAGCAACCGGTGACGATCCAGGCGCCAGCCGCAAACGGATCGAATACCTGTGTGCGTTGCCGCGAACCGTACGCGAAGATCACTGGTTGTTTGTCCATGGTTCGCCACGTGGACCAACCAACGAATACGTCTTCCCGGAAGACGCCCAGAACACCAAGAAGATGGAAAAGCTATTTTCGCTGGTCCCGCGAGTTTGCTTCCAAGGCCACACGCATGTTCCGGGTGTGTTCACGATGGAACAACGCTTCGTCCGCCCGGCGGACACCGGCACGGGGTACTCACTGGCCGATCCCAATTCGAAACTGATGATCAACGTCGGCAGTGTGGGCCAACCACGTGATGGCGACCCTCGCAGTTGCTACGCGATTGTGGAACCGGATTTGGTGATGTTTCGCCGAGTCGAATACGACATCGAACGAACCGTCCAAGCCATCGAGAAAGAAGCCGAGCTGGACAATTTCCTGGGCTATCGGCTTCGCGAAGGTCGCTGA
- a CDS encoding metallophosphoesterase family protein — protein MKRALISDIHGNLEALQAVLEDIDKVGVQEVICLGDIIGYGPNPCECLDLVMRRCKHTILGNHDQAALFDPDGFNPMALRAIYWTRDELDSGKGGPAQMNARWDFLGELPRFIDDGDFKFVHGSPRDPTNEYVFPEYMYDARKMEILFGKIDKYCFMGHTHLPGVFTTECEFVTPDECDHTYALGNNKLMINVGSVGQPRDENNQSCYAILDTDAQTLTYRRVEYDFEKTAQKIYAQPDLDDALGDRLKRGH, from the coding sequence GTGAAGCGAGCGTTGATCAGCGACATCCACGGGAACCTTGAAGCGCTGCAAGCGGTTCTGGAAGACATCGACAAGGTCGGGGTCCAAGAAGTCATATGCCTGGGCGATATCATTGGATATGGTCCCAACCCGTGTGAGTGCTTGGATCTGGTGATGCGGCGATGCAAACACACCATCCTGGGCAACCACGATCAGGCAGCACTGTTTGATCCTGACGGATTCAACCCGATGGCTCTGCGGGCGATCTACTGGACCCGCGACGAATTGGACAGCGGCAAAGGCGGTCCCGCTCAGATGAACGCTCGCTGGGACTTCCTGGGTGAGTTGCCGCGATTCATCGATGACGGCGATTTCAAATTTGTCCACGGCTCGCCCCGCGACCCGACGAACGAATACGTCTTCCCCGAGTACATGTATGATGCTCGCAAGATGGAAATCTTGTTCGGGAAAATCGACAAGTACTGCTTCATGGGGCACACGCATTTGCCGGGTGTGTTCACCACCGAGTGCGAATTCGTCACGCCGGACGAGTGCGATCACACGTACGCTCTGGGCAACAACAAACTGATGATCAACGTCGGCAGCGTTGGCCAACCGCGAGACGAAAACAACCAATCGTGCTACGCCATCTTGGACACCGATGCCCAAACGTTGACCTACCGCCGAGTGGAATACGATTTCGAGAAGACGGCTCAAAAGATTTACGCACAACCCGATCTGGACGATGCCCTGGGCGATCGGCTGAAACGAGGACATTGA
- the tsaB gene encoding tRNA (adenosine(37)-N6)-threonylcarbamoyltransferase complex dimerization subunit type 1 TsaB yields MDPQTEFGSPRPVIGLALEVIGREGSVAVIEGGKVVQTLELPSDVRATASLTPALQTLLQAIHPGEKRPEAVSTGSGFRAPATRPDYIAVADGPGSFTGLRIAAATAKTLAYAWGIPVVTLDSLSVLAAAVLPANSSEKDSTPAEWPAPGQRLLVGLDAYRGQTFVGWFREQDSGWVSEGPVELLDRAHWLETVESAAPGIWATGDAMKNGLPADHLKPVVQQQTLASAVARLANQKYLAGQTTDPMDVLPKYFRPSAAEEKAAANQSGSAK; encoded by the coding sequence ATGGACCCCCAGACCGAATTTGGCAGCCCACGACCAGTCATTGGATTGGCTCTGGAAGTCATCGGTCGCGAAGGATCGGTGGCTGTGATTGAGGGGGGCAAGGTCGTCCAGACGCTGGAATTGCCGAGCGATGTGCGGGCCACCGCATCGTTGACTCCGGCTCTGCAAACGTTGTTGCAGGCGATCCATCCAGGCGAAAAACGTCCTGAGGCCGTCTCGACGGGCAGCGGTTTTCGCGCCCCTGCAACTCGACCGGACTACATCGCGGTTGCCGATGGCCCTGGATCGTTCACCGGCCTGCGCATTGCCGCAGCCACCGCGAAAACATTGGCGTATGCCTGGGGAATTCCCGTGGTGACGTTGGATTCTCTGTCTGTTTTGGCGGCCGCCGTGTTGCCAGCCAATTCCTCCGAAAAAGATTCCACGCCGGCTGAGTGGCCAGCACCCGGGCAGCGATTGTTGGTCGGGCTGGATGCCTATCGCGGCCAAACGTTTGTGGGTTGGTTTCGGGAACAGGACTCAGGCTGGGTTTCCGAGGGACCGGTTGAGCTGCTGGATCGAGCCCACTGGCTAGAAACGGTGGAATCAGCTGCTCCAGGCATTTGGGCCACTGGAGACGCGATGAAGAACGGGTTGCCGGCGGATCATTTGAAGCCCGTCGTTCAGCAGCAAACGTTGGCGTCCGCGGTCGCGAGGCTGGCCAATCAAAAATATTTGGCGGGGCAGACGACCGATCCGATGGACGTGTTGCCCAAATACTTTCGGCCCAGCGCGGCCGAAGAAAAGGCCGCCGCCAACCAATCCGGATCGGCGAAGTAG
- a CDS encoding BamA/OMP85 family outer membrane protein encodes MNSKPPLNSLPLKSRFKSWMRAVTQSSESDPSATSKHRAATRWLDDIHRALWTRVSASALLALSSSLVSSSPSSAQTDYPAPPPPSAYGAPPSLQGTTAAPTNSTYGQSVYGGPSAYGAPGTTAPATVTPAPTAANPYAAPTYGGNVAAPPAAYPNGAYQGQTYQGQTYQGDAYQGGTLSGPLQGSFPSSPSLAPPVVNQPTVREADLIIQGYPARTGRLMFGGAVNSDAGVTGQITVDERNFDISRWPTSFGDLFSGTAFRGAGQTFRLEAAPGSDYQRYTAQFADPNLLGYLPISMSLSGFLYDRNFDDWDENRLGGRASFGYRVTPDLSISLGVGGQNVEITDPRVNTVPELNSALGDNALFSGMASLIHDTRNSPLQPSRGHYFELSFEQTFGDYEYSTFEAEYRKYWLLRERADGSGKQTLSYSVQLGFSGDETPIFENYFAGGYATIRGFDFRGASPVINGVEVGGQFQWLNSVEYMFPLTADDAFRGVAFVDFGTVEQDIEIDTDNFRVAPGFGLRVAIPMLGPAPLAFDFAFPVAMADTDDERMFSFYMSAIR; translated from the coding sequence ATGAACTCCAAGCCCCCACTGAATTCACTCCCGCTCAAGTCCCGCTTCAAGTCATGGATGCGTGCTGTGACCCAATCTTCTGAATCGGATCCTTCGGCCACGTCGAAGCATCGCGCAGCAACGCGTTGGCTCGATGACATCCACCGCGCGCTGTGGACTCGCGTCTCCGCGTCCGCGTTGCTGGCATTGTCGTCCAGCCTCGTGTCGTCGTCGCCTAGCTCCGCACAAACGGACTATCCAGCTCCGCCGCCACCGTCCGCCTACGGAGCACCACCCTCGTTGCAGGGCACAACAGCGGCGCCGACCAATTCGACCTACGGCCAATCGGTCTATGGCGGCCCGTCCGCCTACGGCGCACCCGGAACGACTGCTCCCGCGACAGTCACACCTGCCCCCACGGCAGCCAACCCCTACGCCGCGCCGACTTATGGCGGAAACGTTGCAGCTCCGCCGGCGGCCTATCCCAACGGCGCCTATCAGGGGCAAACTTACCAGGGCCAAACCTACCAAGGTGACGCTTACCAAGGCGGAACTCTATCCGGTCCTTTGCAGGGCAGCTTTCCATCGTCACCCAGCTTGGCACCTCCGGTTGTCAATCAACCCACCGTTCGGGAGGCCGACCTGATCATTCAAGGTTACCCCGCTCGCACGGGTCGCCTGATGTTCGGCGGTGCGGTCAACAGTGACGCCGGCGTCACCGGCCAGATCACCGTGGATGAACGCAACTTTGACATCAGTCGCTGGCCGACCTCCTTTGGCGACCTGTTCAGCGGAACCGCCTTCCGTGGTGCCGGCCAAACGTTTCGATTGGAAGCCGCTCCCGGGAGTGATTATCAACGGTACACCGCTCAGTTCGCGGACCCCAACCTGCTGGGTTACTTGCCCATTAGCATGTCGCTGAGTGGGTTCTTGTACGATCGCAACTTTGACGACTGGGACGAAAACCGCCTCGGCGGCCGAGCCAGCTTTGGTTATCGCGTGACCCCCGACCTTTCGATTTCGCTTGGCGTCGGCGGACAAAATGTCGAGATCACTGACCCACGAGTCAACACTGTGCCCGAACTGAATTCGGCCCTCGGCGACAACGCTCTGTTCAGTGGCATGGCGTCACTGATCCACGACACTCGCAACAGCCCGTTGCAGCCCAGTCGCGGTCACTACTTTGAATTGAGTTTCGAACAAACCTTTGGCGACTACGAGTACTCCACCTTCGAAGCCGAATACCGCAAGTACTGGTTGCTTCGCGAACGAGCCGATGGCTCGGGGAAGCAAACCCTTTCCTACAGTGTCCAACTTGGCTTCAGCGGCGACGAAACACCGATCTTCGAAAACTACTTTGCCGGTGGTTACGCGACGATTCGCGGTTTCGATTTCCGGGGTGCCAGCCCCGTCATCAACGGCGTGGAAGTCGGGGGTCAGTTCCAATGGTTGAACTCGGTCGAATACATGTTCCCGCTGACCGCCGACGACGCTTTTCGCGGCGTTGCCTTTGTTGACTTCGGAACGGTCGAACAGGACATCGAGATTGACACCGATAATTTCCGAGTCGCTCCTGGCTTTGGTCTGCGTGTCGCGATCCCAATGCTCGGTCCCGCTCCGCTGGCGTTCGACTTTGCATTCCCAGTTGCGATGGCCGACACGGACGACGAGCGAATGTTCAGTTTCTACATGAGTGCGATCCGCTGA
- a CDS encoding BamA/OMP85 family outer membrane protein: MPFRFYRCDTSKHRFLACFVCCLAIAFSSNHLHAQMGGGGMGGGQAQAPAAATKPKFSDHIHNRDGMALRREAGDAVVAEVRLVGNQVIRTTDILAEIQTRKGRFYSEDTVLSDVGRLNDMGSFDHVTFEAEERLTATPGSNGSAPQKSVLVTFYVRERAMVSQVIYHGDYGMNDRELSGRSGITAGDPLSEFAIETGKRRLIDYYHEEGFNQAAIIASIGLPGDPNAVVFRINEGPKERIRDIRIEGASIVSESRLKKIIQSRGPMMGIMSYIGNVADMKKIDADVDVLASYYHNLGFLTATVGRRIEYDRTGKWMTIVFVVNEGPRFSIGDIQIVGNEFITEESLRRRLELKANDVFSGTKMRKDIGEIVYGYGELGFIYAEVNPKTIMRDENGIVDLVFEITEGDRWKVNSIRVEIDGEPHLMRETTMLNLIEMREGDYIDRRDLETGRNRIERSQLLETNPTIAAPPDIIVKPLEESLR, from the coding sequence ATGCCGTTTCGATTCTACCGCTGCGATACTTCGAAGCACCGCTTTCTAGCGTGTTTTGTTTGCTGCTTGGCGATTGCCTTCTCATCCAACCATCTTCACGCCCAAATGGGTGGTGGAGGCATGGGTGGAGGCCAAGCTCAAGCACCCGCCGCCGCAACCAAACCCAAATTCAGTGATCACATTCACAACCGCGACGGCATGGCACTGCGTCGCGAAGCGGGCGACGCAGTCGTGGCCGAAGTTCGGCTGGTCGGCAACCAAGTCATCCGGACCACAGACATTCTGGCGGAAATTCAAACCCGCAAAGGTCGCTTTTACAGTGAAGATACCGTTCTTTCTGATGTTGGTCGACTGAACGACATGGGATCCTTCGATCACGTCACCTTCGAAGCCGAGGAACGCCTCACGGCAACTCCCGGTTCGAACGGCAGTGCACCCCAGAAAAGCGTTCTGGTCACGTTCTACGTTCGGGAACGAGCGATGGTTTCGCAGGTCATCTATCACGGCGACTACGGAATGAACGACCGTGAACTGTCGGGACGCTCGGGAATCACCGCGGGTGACCCGCTCAGCGAATTCGCGATCGAAACCGGCAAGCGTCGTTTGATCGACTACTACCACGAAGAGGGCTTCAACCAAGCCGCGATCATTGCGTCCATCGGACTGCCCGGTGATCCCAACGCGGTCGTCTTTCGAATCAACGAAGGCCCGAAAGAACGCATCCGAGACATTCGCATCGAAGGGGCTTCCATCGTCAGCGAATCGCGGTTGAAAAAAATCATTCAAAGCCGTGGCCCCATGATGGGCATCATGAGCTACATCGGCAACGTCGCGGACATGAAAAAGATCGACGCCGATGTCGATGTGTTGGCGTCCTACTATCACAACCTTGGATTCCTGACCGCGACCGTCGGACGTCGGATCGAATACGACCGAACCGGCAAGTGGATGACAATCGTGTTCGTCGTCAACGAAGGCCCACGTTTCAGCATCGGCGACATTCAAATTGTCGGCAACGAATTCATCACCGAAGAATCACTGCGACGACGTCTGGAACTGAAAGCCAATGATGTTTTCAGCGGCACCAAGATGCGAAAAGACATCGGTGAGATCGTCTATGGCTACGGTGAACTCGGATTCATCTACGCCGAGGTCAACCCCAAGACGATCATGCGAGATGAAAACGGCATCGTCGACTTGGTGTTCGAAATCACAGAAGGCGATCGCTGGAAAGTGAACAGCATCCGCGTCGAAATCGACGGGGAACCTCACCTGATGCGAGAAACCACGATGTTGAACCTGATCGAGATGCGAGAAGGTGATTACATCGATCGTCGCGACTTAGAAACCGGGCGTAACCGGATCGAACGCAGCCAACTGCTCGAAACCAATCCCACGATCGCCGCCCCGCCGGACATCATCGTGAAGCCATTGGAGGAATCGTTGAGATGA